One genomic window of Desulfovibrio psychrotolerans includes the following:
- a CDS encoding HIT family protein: MEVLWAPWRLDYILGPKPDSCVFCLPEHTREDEERLILHRGRHAFVIMNKFPYNNGHLMVTPFRHVMNLADLAQDEAHECMDLLQRCVTILKQRFNPGGINVGLNLGEAAGAGIREHLHFHLVPRWNGDSSFMAVMNETRVIPEHLQATYSALKPLFETV; this comes from the coding sequence ATGGAAGTACTATGGGCACCATGGCGGCTGGATTATATTCTCGGCCCCAAGCCGGATTCGTGCGTGTTCTGCCTGCCCGAACACACACGTGAAGACGAGGAGCGCCTCATTCTGCATCGAGGCAGGCATGCCTTTGTTATCATGAATAAATTTCCCTACAACAACGGGCATCTCATGGTCACCCCTTTCCGGCATGTCATGAACCTCGCCGACCTTGCGCAGGATGAAGCCCATGAATGTATGGACCTGCTGCAACGCTGCGTCACAATCCTCAAGCAACGCTTCAATCCCGGCGGTATCAATGTCGGCCTCAATCTGGGCGAGGCTGCCGGGGCTGGCATCCGCGAACATCTTCACTTTCATCTGGTTCCCCGGTGGAACGGCGACTCGTCCTTTATGGCCGTGATGAACGAAACGCGGGTAATACCGGAACATCTGCAAGCCACGTATTCGGCATTGAAACCATTGTTCGAAACTGTATAA
- a CDS encoding LapA family protein: protein MRFLKVLALVIVFFLTMVFFQQNTGELSQAVTLKFDLLFKAWSTIPLPIYFLILGAFTLGAIIAVLFFLIERVRLGAAVRKARRQVKKLEKEVNALRTRPLDTMEALPAAEAAPGAFSTTAADAAKAE, encoded by the coding sequence ATGCGTTTTCTCAAGGTGCTCGCACTGGTTATCGTGTTCTTTCTTACCATGGTGTTTTTCCAGCAGAACACGGGCGAACTTTCTCAGGCTGTGACCCTGAAGTTCGACCTTCTCTTTAAAGCCTGGTCCACCATTCCCCTTCCCATCTACTTCCTTATTCTGGGCGCGTTTACCCTTGGGGCGATCATCGCCGTCCTGTTTTTCCTGATTGAGCGGGTTCGTCTTGGCGCAGCCGTGCGTAAAGCCCGCAGGCAGGTTAAAAAGCTGGAAAAAGAAGTGAATGCGCTGCGCACCCGCCCCCTTGATACCATGGAAGCCCTTCCCGCTGCAGAAGCAGCCCCCGGCGCATTTTCCACTACAGCCGCTGACGCCGCAAAGGCCGAATAG
- a CDS encoding tetratricopeptide repeat protein, protein MSLLKRFCNGLLCGKKEHTILSPVMGTPPGERDTKAAISELSRAVRNDPDAVELYLALGNLYRAQGEIERAVQIRSNLIVRPGLDDAFKARAYFELGHDYKRGGFMDRAMQAFEQARKFGGDTEDLIQSMARLQAQTGNFLSASALYDKLGHRVAQAHYMVRHAEERHATGTVAESRKLLRKALKVYGGSVEAWLALISLATVDRDWDKTGTLLNEALRAVPPSIRFLLLEGMLGFTPGNDDPLHFTASLCKTVVPVLEAQEPELILQYYGALFLLRCGNPEEANAWLAKTMVLCPDFWAARLELLGLTMGDQPLSPVFRNHLSFFVEQARHVKRFVCSNCGIRLEHTFYHCPKCRSWHSAAFRVSLKD, encoded by the coding sequence GTGTCCCTGCTGAAACGCTTCTGCAACGGTTTGCTGTGCGGCAAGAAAGAACACACCATTCTTTCGCCCGTTATGGGCACGCCCCCCGGTGAACGAGACACCAAGGCCGCCATCAGCGAGCTTTCACGGGCCGTGCGCAACGACCCGGATGCGGTGGAGCTCTATCTGGCCCTTGGCAACCTTTACCGCGCGCAGGGCGAGATTGAGCGGGCCGTCCAAATCAGAAGCAACCTCATAGTCCGTCCGGGTCTTGACGATGCGTTCAAGGCCCGCGCGTATTTTGAGCTGGGCCACGATTACAAACGCGGCGGGTTTATGGATCGCGCCATGCAAGCCTTTGAACAGGCACGCAAATTCGGTGGCGACACGGAAGACCTTATCCAATCCATGGCCCGTCTCCAAGCGCAGACGGGCAACTTTCTGAGCGCCTCTGCCCTGTATGACAAGCTGGGGCACCGTGTGGCGCAGGCGCATTACATGGTACGCCATGCAGAGGAGCGGCACGCCACGGGCACCGTGGCAGAAAGCCGCAAGCTGCTGCGCAAAGCCCTGAAGGTATACGGAGGCTCGGTGGAGGCGTGGCTTGCCCTCATCTCACTTGCCACGGTCGACCGGGACTGGGACAAGACAGGGACTCTGCTCAACGAGGCTCTGCGTGCCGTGCCCCCTTCCATCCGCTTCCTGCTGCTGGAAGGCATGCTCGGCTTCACTCCCGGCAACGATGATCCTTTGCACTTTACCGCCAGCCTCTGCAAAACCGTTGTTCCCGTGCTTGAAGCGCAGGAGCCGGAACTCATCCTGCAATATTACGGGGCCCTCTTCCTGCTGCGCTGCGGCAACCCTGAAGAGGCAAACGCATGGCTTGCCAAGACCATGGTCCTGTGTCCGGATTTCTGGGCAGCCCGGCTGGAACTGCTCGGCCTGACCATGGGTGATCAGCCACTGTCTCCGGTTTTCCGTAACCATCTGAGTTTTTTTGTGGAACAGGCCAGACACGTTAAGCGGTTTGTTTGCAGCAACTGCGGTATCCGGCTGGAGCATACATTCTATCATTGCCCAAAGTGCCGAAGCTGGCACAGCGCAGCCTTCCGGGTATCCTTGAAGGATTAG
- the mutS gene encoding DNA mismatch repair protein MutS: MNTPEQPKLTPMFEQYLQIKEDYKDCLLFYRMGDFYELFFEDAEIAARDLQITLTSRSSPNADYRIPMCGVPYHAAETYLPQLLEKGHKVAICEQIEDPREAKGLVKRAVKRVLTPGTVVEDANLTAKGHNFLAALFWDEATGSGGLAWVDYSTGEWSGLALNKLSELWQWTQKMGPRELLLPDTVTPPPSFALTDTHVNRMPARPAFDHAAARDRILNAQKVSDLSVLGLESHKELTRACGALLAYISQTQKQELTHLGQFKPLNLGKHLILDEITERNLEIFRRLDGKKGLGTLWHVLDRTQTPMGGRLLEERLRHPWRDIGPITETQDAVQHFYERDAMRAAFRDKLREMSDMERLITRIQLNRATPKDFIALRNSLATLPDIRATLEQPDHTVGYPTADEAQLLNAPEFLQKLLKNWDDLDDYRSLLTRALTDNPPHLLTEGGLFKPGFNEELDELIELTEHGESRLEELLGEEQRSSGIQKMKLKYNRVFGYFFDVPNSAKDAVPEHFIRRQTLANAERYTTPRLKELEEKLLAASDKRKSLEYKLFLALRETVAEARPRILFMADIIACLDYWQGLAETARKWNWTRPELHTGREIIITEGRHPVVEAVQGTANFIPNDLRMDDRRQILLITGPNMAGKSTVLRQSAIICILAQIGSFVPAREARIGVADRIFSRVGASDNLAQGQSTFMVEMTETARILRQAGKRSLVILDEIGRGTSTFDGLSLAWAVVEELARRADGIRTLFATHYHELTALEGRIPGVHNMNIAIREWNGEIVFLRRLVPGPSDRSYGIEVAKLAGVPGPVVRRAKEILADLERKAKASGRHTVSAPPAQPALPGLPLPEPASSVTTKKDEPPVPAPDHPLLTALRDVDTNNMTPLDALKRITEWKMLWGENKSEA, encoded by the coding sequence ATGAACACCCCCGAGCAGCCCAAACTGACTCCCATGTTCGAGCAGTACCTTCAGATTAAGGAAGACTATAAAGACTGCCTGCTCTTCTACCGCATGGGCGACTTCTACGAACTGTTCTTTGAGGACGCCGAAATTGCGGCGCGCGACCTGCAAATTACCCTTACCAGCCGCTCCAGCCCTAACGCGGACTACCGCATACCCATGTGCGGCGTTCCCTACCATGCTGCGGAAACCTATCTGCCCCAGCTCCTTGAAAAGGGACACAAGGTGGCCATATGCGAACAGATAGAAGACCCGCGTGAAGCCAAGGGGCTGGTAAAACGTGCGGTGAAGCGCGTTCTTACTCCCGGCACGGTTGTGGAAGACGCCAACCTGACCGCCAAAGGACACAATTTTCTTGCCGCCCTGTTCTGGGACGAAGCGACAGGCAGCGGCGGCCTTGCATGGGTGGACTATTCCACAGGTGAATGGTCGGGCCTTGCGTTGAACAAGCTGAGCGAATTATGGCAGTGGACACAGAAAATGGGGCCCCGTGAGCTGCTGCTGCCTGATACGGTCACACCACCGCCCTCTTTTGCCCTGACAGACACCCATGTGAACCGCATGCCCGCCCGCCCCGCATTTGACCACGCGGCAGCCAGAGACAGGATACTCAACGCCCAGAAGGTTTCCGACCTTTCCGTGCTGGGGCTGGAAAGTCATAAGGAACTCACCCGCGCCTGCGGTGCGCTGCTCGCCTACATCTCACAGACCCAGAAGCAGGAACTGACCCACCTTGGACAATTCAAACCGCTGAATCTGGGCAAGCACCTCATTCTTGACGAAATAACCGAACGCAATCTGGAGATATTCCGCAGGCTGGATGGCAAGAAGGGACTGGGCACCCTGTGGCATGTGCTGGACAGGACCCAAACCCCTATGGGGGGACGGTTGCTGGAAGAACGCCTGCGCCACCCGTGGCGTGACATAGGCCCCATTACGGAAACGCAGGATGCGGTGCAGCACTTTTACGAGCGCGACGCCATGCGCGCTGCATTTCGCGACAAACTGCGCGAAATGAGCGACATGGAGCGGCTCATCACACGCATTCAGCTTAACCGGGCCACTCCCAAGGACTTTATCGCCCTGCGCAACAGCCTCGCCACGCTGCCGGACATCCGCGCCACACTGGAGCAGCCGGACCACACGGTAGGCTACCCCACGGCGGACGAGGCCCAGTTGCTGAACGCCCCGGAGTTTCTGCAAAAACTTCTTAAGAACTGGGATGATCTGGATGATTACCGCTCTTTGCTCACACGCGCCCTCACCGACAATCCGCCGCACCTGCTCACGGAAGGCGGCCTGTTCAAGCCCGGCTTCAACGAAGAACTGGACGAGCTCATTGAGCTGACGGAACATGGCGAGTCGCGTCTGGAGGAATTGCTCGGGGAAGAGCAGCGTTCCAGCGGCATCCAGAAAATGAAGCTCAAATACAACCGCGTGTTCGGGTACTTCTTCGATGTGCCCAACTCCGCAAAGGATGCGGTGCCGGAGCATTTCATCAGGCGGCAGACCCTTGCCAACGCTGAACGGTACACCACCCCCCGGCTCAAGGAGCTGGAAGAAAAGCTGCTGGCCGCCTCTGATAAGCGCAAGAGCCTGGAGTACAAGCTCTTTCTCGCCCTGCGGGAAACCGTGGCCGAGGCGCGGCCCCGCATTCTCTTCATGGCTGACATCATTGCCTGCCTGGACTATTGGCAGGGACTTGCCGAAACAGCCCGCAAATGGAACTGGACCAGACCCGAACTGCACACCGGGCGTGAAATTATCATCACAGAAGGTCGTCATCCTGTGGTGGAGGCGGTTCAGGGCACTGCCAACTTCATTCCCAACGATCTGCGCATGGATGACCGCCGCCAGATACTGCTTATTACCGGACCGAACATGGCCGGTAAATCCACCGTGCTCCGCCAAAGCGCCATCATCTGCATTCTTGCCCAGATCGGCTCCTTCGTCCCTGCGCGCGAAGCCCGTATCGGTGTGGCCGACCGCATTTTCTCCCGCGTGGGCGCATCGGACAATCTGGCGCAGGGGCAGTCCACCTTTATGGTGGAAATGACTGAAACGGCGCGCATTCTTCGTCAGGCAGGCAAACGCAGCCTCGTCATCCTTGATGAGATAGGGCGCGGCACATCCACATTCGACGGCCTTTCCCTTGCATGGGCGGTAGTGGAGGAGCTGGCGCGCCGCGCGGATGGCATCCGCACCCTCTTCGCCACCCATTATCACGAGCTTACAGCGCTGGAAGGCCGTATTCCCGGCGTGCACAACATGAACATTGCCATACGCGAATGGAACGGCGAAATAGTGTTTCTGCGCCGCCTTGTGCCCGGCCCTTCCGACAGAAGCTATGGTATAGAGGTGGCCAAACTGGCCGGAGTTCCCGGCCCCGTGGTGCGCCGAGCCAAGGAGATTCTGGCCGATCTGGAACGCAAGGCAAAGGCCTCGGGCCGGCACACGGTATCTGCTCCCCCTGCGCAGCCCGCGTTGCCCGGACTGCCCCTGCCTGAACCGGCTTCCTCCGTGACCACAAAAAAAGATGAACCGCCTGTGCCTGCGCCCGACCATCCCCTGCTGACGGCACTGCGTGATGTTGATACAAACAATATGACCCCTCTGGACGCGCTCAAGCGCATCACCGAATGGAAGATGCTCTGGGGCGAAAACAAAAGCGAGGCATGA
- the lysA gene encoding diaminopimelate decarboxylase: MHHFEYRHNELHAEDIPVRQLAAEYGTPLYVYSSATLTHHFQAFDSAFGTPHLTCYSVKACSNIAILRLLGALGAGVDIVSGGELHRALKAGIAAERIVYSGVGKKREEIRQALQAGILMFNVESMQELESINAVAREMETVARISIRINPDVDPKTHPYISTGLKKNKFGLDLIQARAAYRRASELDCIEPVGIDCHIGSQLTSLAPFLEALDRVLLFCSSLRDEGIQLRYLDLGGGLGIPYNEEDPPHPAEYGNALTERLHGTDITLILEPGRVIAGNAGILVTKVIYTKETPGKNFVIVDAAMNDLVRPSLYQSYHRIAEVSPQGRKSRAVDVVGPICESGDFLAQDRAFPEVRQEELLVLFSAGAYGFSMSSQYNSRPRAAEVLVCGNTSTLIRRRETYDDLTALEENA, translated from the coding sequence ATGCATCATTTTGAATACCGCCACAACGAACTTCACGCCGAAGACATCCCTGTCCGGCAGCTCGCTGCGGAATACGGCACTCCGCTGTATGTATACTCATCCGCAACGCTTACCCATCATTTTCAGGCGTTTGATTCCGCGTTTGGCACGCCTCACCTCACCTGCTATTCCGTAAAGGCCTGCTCCAATATTGCCATTCTCCGGCTTCTCGGTGCGCTTGGTGCCGGGGTGGATATCGTTTCCGGCGGGGAACTGCACCGCGCGCTCAAGGCGGGCATTGCGGCGGAGCGCATCGTCTATTCCGGTGTAGGCAAAAAGCGAGAAGAAATCCGGCAAGCCCTGCAGGCGGGCATACTCATGTTCAACGTGGAATCCATGCAGGAACTGGAGAGCATAAACGCCGTGGCCCGGGAAATGGAAACGGTGGCGCGCATTTCCATACGGATAAATCCGGATGTGGACCCCAAGACCCATCCGTATATTTCCACCGGCCTGAAAAAGAACAAGTTCGGTCTGGACCTCATACAGGCACGCGCGGCATACAGGCGTGCCAGCGAACTGGACTGCATCGAACCTGTGGGCATTGACTGCCATATCGGGTCGCAGCTCACAAGCCTTGCGCCCTTTCTGGAAGCGCTGGACAGGGTACTGCTGTTCTGCTCCTCCCTGCGGGACGAAGGCATTCAGCTGCGCTATCTGGACCTTGGAGGCGGGCTGGGCATTCCCTACAACGAGGAAGATCCGCCCCATCCGGCGGAATACGGCAATGCTCTTACGGAGCGCCTGCACGGAACGGATATTACGCTCATTCTGGAACCCGGCCGGGTCATCGCGGGCAATGCGGGCATTCTTGTCACAAAGGTTATCTACACCAAGGAAACGCCGGGCAAGAACTTTGTCATAGTGGACGCCGCCATGAACGACCTTGTGCGTCCCTCGCTCTACCAGTCCTATCACCGCATCGCCGAGGTTTCCCCTCAGGGACGCAAGAGCCGCGCAGTAGATGTGGTGGGCCCCATCTGCGAATCGGGTGATTTTCTGGCTCAGGACCGGGCGTTTCCGGAAGTACGGCAGGAGGAACTGCTCGTGCTTTTCTCCGCAGGTGCCTACGGTTTTTCCATGAGTTCCCAGTACAACTCGCGCCCGCGCGCGGCGGAAGTGCTGGTCTGCGGCAACACCAGTACGCTTATCCGGCGCAGGGAGACCTATGACGACCTGACAGCACTTGAGGAGAATGCGTAA
- a CDS encoding LexA family transcriptional regulator, translating into MAPIDFHAFFRRLAKATDIQSQQDLAKALGVNRSAITQAKRRNAIPQKWVLALSRQCILNADWLEFGTGPMRPVHNGAPTQDDASPVSPLPSGSSAARMIAADTETAARPVFSVFPVPKVHARLCAGGGSFEVEAAVADHHIFREDWLARKGKPGSMVLMDVFGNSMEPEIREGDMVLVDQSQRDIYAGSIYAVGFEDAVMVKRLERKPGEVLLHSDNPDYSPVTIRGDELETFRVIGRIVWISREYR; encoded by the coding sequence ATGGCCCCGATTGACTTCCACGCCTTCTTCCGTCGCCTTGCCAAGGCCACGGATATACAGAGCCAGCAGGATCTTGCCAAGGCGCTTGGGGTTAACCGCTCGGCCATCACGCAGGCGAAACGCCGGAACGCCATTCCGCAGAAATGGGTTCTTGCCCTCTCCCGCCAGTGCATCCTTAATGCAGACTGGCTGGAGTTTGGTACTGGCCCCATGCGCCCGGTTCACAATGGTGCTCCGACGCAGGATGATGCCTCGCCCGTTTCTCCTCTTCCGTCCGGGAGTTCCGCCGCACGCATGATTGCCGCTGATACGGAGACGGCAGCCCGGCCAGTGTTTTCCGTGTTTCCCGTACCCAAAGTCCATGCCCGCCTGTGCGCCGGGGGTGGCTCCTTTGAGGTGGAAGCCGCCGTGGCGGATCACCATATCTTCCGGGAAGACTGGCTTGCCAGAAAAGGCAAGCCGGGCAGCATGGTCCTTATGGATGTGTTCGGCAACAGCATGGAGCCGGAAATTCGTGAAGGAGACATGGTGCTGGTGGACCAATCGCAGCGGGATATTTACGCAGGCTCCATCTACGCTGTGGGATTTGAAGATGCGGTCATGGTCAAACGGCTGGAGCGCAAGCCCGGCGAGGTGCTGCTGCACAGCGACAACCCGGACTACTCTCCGGTGACCATACGCGGCGATGAGCTGGAAACCTTTCGGGTGATCGGCCGTATTGTCTGGATAAGCCGGGAATACCGGTAG